One genomic region from Pseudoduganella dura encodes:
- the tssG gene encoding type VI secretion system baseplate subunit TssG yields MIERLFAQPYRFQFGQAVRVIDAWLGKDLAATDVLDHCVRFRARTSLAFPASDIESIECQRGAGDDRQPAAGDMPCIGITPAFMAMLGSTGVLPWHYTDSIAAADQRSRDSSHSAFFELVSHRPTVLFYQAWSLSRWSYRHCGDKTLSHLPVALAMAGYLSAPPASRVQPTLPAMHAGTLRRHTVTAQMLASILSEYFDVPIAVEQFLRKWSPLPAEYQTRLGSPHFRADMLLTLGERIFEPGRWVRLRIGPLTKAGFDRFLPGGDCAKALPAVLALFPLEGLRFEVLLVLRAQDIVPIRLGGDPSTWPRLGYGTFCITDPQTADREGFCYELD; encoded by the coding sequence GTGATCGAACGCCTGTTCGCCCAGCCCTACCGGTTTCAGTTCGGGCAGGCGGTCCGTGTTATCGACGCCTGGCTTGGCAAGGACCTGGCAGCAACGGATGTCCTCGACCACTGCGTGCGGTTCCGGGCGCGCACCTCGCTGGCATTCCCGGCGAGCGACATCGAATCCATCGAATGCCAGCGTGGCGCTGGCGACGATCGTCAACCGGCGGCCGGGGACATGCCATGCATCGGCATCACGCCAGCGTTCATGGCCATGCTCGGCTCCACCGGCGTTCTGCCCTGGCACTACACGGACAGCATTGCCGCAGCAGACCAACGTAGCAGGGACAGCAGCCACAGCGCATTCTTCGAACTGGTTTCGCATCGCCCGACGGTGTTGTTTTACCAGGCCTGGTCACTGTCCCGCTGGAGCTACCGTCACTGCGGCGACAAAACGCTTTCGCACCTCCCTGTTGCACTGGCCATGGCAGGTTACCTGTCAGCGCCACCAGCATCGCGAGTGCAGCCCACCCTGCCCGCCATGCACGCGGGCACGCTGCGCCGGCATACCGTCACGGCCCAGATGCTGGCGTCGATCCTTTCGGAGTACTTCGACGTGCCCATCGCGGTCGAGCAATTCCTCAGGAAATGGTCGCCGCTGCCTGCCGAGTACCAGACACGCCTGGGCTCGCCACATTTTCGCGCGGACATGCTCCTTACCCTGGGCGAGCGGATATTCGAACCTGGCCGGTGGGTGCGGCTGCGCATCGGGCCATTGACGAAAGCCGGGTTCGATCGATTCCTGCCTGGCGGCGACTGCGCGAAGGCGCTTCCGGCCGTGCTGGCACTGTTCCCGCTGGAAGGCTTGCGCTTCGAGGTTCTGCTCGTGCTGCGCGCGCAGGACATCGTGCCGATCCGGCTGGGGGGTGATCCGTCGACCTGGCCACGGCTTGGCTATGGCACGTTCTGCATCACCGACCCGCAGACCGCGGACCGCGAAGGCTTTTGTTACGAACTCGACTAA
- a CDS encoding type VI secretion system Vgr family protein, translated as MDSANSDILNYMIAPDGLSAENRPLHLRLAGTGGISERTLLPQRLQGREALCDGFEYQVLCVTDNAGLALKDFIGLPAEVQIVTDLGELRRLCGIVTQAAAGESDGALATYQLVLHDALAVMDKRRNTRIFRDKSELDIIALLVAEWRQRNDVLRACFDLAIDPALVEQGLSRREFTMQHNESDAAFIRRLLRRCGIAWYFRPGMPNRGAPMELQRSTVPAHTLVLFNDPLRLPENAAGTVRYHRDSATEERDAINGWCAVRSLQPASASLHSWDYDYPSARSFMTTGATGATDQGVRGNRLAALLEDHEVAAPHIADSAVDLTRLGALQMGRHDYAAKCFRGEGGVRALAVGEWIRIDGHPELDMHPTGERQFVITAQQIIAQNNLPVEFRARVEQLFSRSGWVFDPHLPRARTASRYKTQFECVRRGIRIVPRYDPRYDLPAPRLQSAIVVGPPNEEIWCDEFGRVKIRLAGTRPADHEHAAGAGSSDTDADSAWVRVASSWAGNGPGTGNQFGTRFLPSVGTEVLIDFLGGDPDKPVIVAQLFNRAAPPPGFSKEDGLPGSKYQSGIRSREIQGQCGNQVRIDDTPGQINIQVASDHGGSQLNLGYLTEPRHEGRGAARGEGAELRTDEHLALRAAKGMLVSAWKGLGGATRTGAQLARDDYLRLLRECGELCRTLGEYAAGHQGLASSSQEQDALRARFEAWEAGSNTDPKTHPPAEPVIAVTAPAGMGFATSKAVVTYAGSTIDTVAQQHLQLTAGQCFTLNAGKGISLFSHHDGLSAIAHQGKLLLQSQHDDTTVNAARNLTLTSSEGKLRAMAKVIELVADDGSFIKIGDGSITFGSKNPLKFLAPDFTFDAASTLAAELPVFDSAGADQQFLAHFEEGVPGDEPLVPTPVPGANIKIRVDDGSTVEGRSDVGGKSEVVARETMRMASIVVMSSGDKA; from the coding sequence ATGGACTCTGCAAACAGCGATATCCTCAACTACATGATTGCCCCGGACGGGCTGTCGGCGGAAAACCGGCCCCTGCATTTACGGCTTGCCGGTACTGGCGGTATCAGCGAGCGCACGCTGCTGCCGCAGCGGCTGCAAGGCCGCGAAGCGCTATGCGACGGGTTCGAATACCAGGTGCTGTGCGTGACCGACAATGCCGGGCTTGCACTGAAAGATTTCATCGGGTTACCGGCGGAAGTGCAGATCGTGACCGACCTGGGCGAGCTGCGCCGGCTGTGCGGCATCGTTACCCAGGCTGCCGCAGGTGAAAGCGACGGTGCACTGGCAACCTACCAACTGGTACTGCACGATGCGCTGGCGGTCATGGACAAGCGCCGCAACACACGGATTTTTCGCGACAAGAGCGAGTTGGACATCATTGCGCTGCTGGTGGCCGAATGGCGCCAGCGCAATGACGTGCTGCGGGCGTGCTTCGACCTCGCCATCGATCCGGCGCTGGTCGAACAGGGCTTGTCCAGACGGGAATTCACGATGCAGCACAACGAATCGGATGCGGCATTCATCCGGCGTCTGTTGCGGCGCTGCGGCATTGCCTGGTATTTTCGCCCCGGCATGCCCAATCGCGGGGCGCCGATGGAATTGCAGCGCAGCACCGTTCCTGCCCATACACTCGTTCTGTTCAACGATCCGCTGCGTTTGCCCGAGAACGCCGCCGGTACGGTGCGCTACCACCGCGACAGCGCGACGGAAGAACGCGATGCGATCAATGGATGGTGCGCCGTTCGCAGCCTTCAGCCGGCTAGTGCGTCCCTGCATAGCTGGGACTACGATTATCCATCCGCCCGCAGCTTCATGACGACCGGCGCGACGGGCGCCACAGACCAGGGCGTTCGCGGCAACCGGCTTGCCGCCCTGCTTGAAGACCATGAGGTGGCCGCTCCGCACATTGCCGACAGCGCGGTGGACCTTACCCGCCTCGGCGCGCTGCAGATGGGCCGTCACGATTACGCCGCGAAGTGCTTCCGCGGCGAAGGCGGCGTGCGCGCACTGGCGGTCGGCGAATGGATCCGGATCGATGGACACCCTGAGCTCGACATGCATCCGACCGGCGAACGCCAATTCGTCATCACCGCGCAGCAGATTATTGCGCAGAACAACTTGCCGGTGGAGTTTCGCGCCAGGGTGGAACAGCTGTTCAGCCGCAGCGGCTGGGTTTTCGATCCCCACCTGCCGCGTGCAAGAACAGCCAGCCGCTACAAGACGCAATTCGAATGCGTGCGGCGCGGAATCCGCATCGTGCCCCGGTATGACCCTCGTTATGACCTGCCAGCGCCTCGGCTGCAGAGCGCTATCGTGGTCGGCCCGCCGAATGAGGAAATCTGGTGCGACGAATTTGGCAGGGTCAAGATCCGCCTTGCCGGCACCCGGCCTGCCGACCATGAGCATGCGGCCGGCGCCGGCAGTTCCGATACCGATGCGGACTCCGCCTGGGTACGCGTGGCGTCGAGCTGGGCCGGAAATGGCCCAGGCACCGGCAATCAGTTCGGAACCCGCTTTCTCCCCTCGGTGGGCACCGAGGTATTGATCGATTTTCTCGGCGGCGACCCCGACAAGCCCGTCATCGTCGCCCAGCTGTTCAACCGCGCGGCGCCGCCGCCGGGGTTCAGCAAGGAAGATGGCCTGCCCGGCAGCAAATACCAGTCGGGCATCCGCAGCCGTGAAATCCAGGGCCAGTGCGGCAACCAGGTACGGATCGACGACACGCCTGGCCAGATCAATATCCAGGTCGCCAGCGACCACGGCGGCAGCCAGCTCAATCTCGGCTACCTGACCGAGCCGCGGCACGAAGGCCGGGGAGCCGCGCGCGGCGAAGGAGCGGAACTGCGCACCGACGAACACCTGGCGCTGCGCGCCGCGAAAGGCATGCTGGTCAGCGCATGGAAAGGCCTCGGCGGTGCAACGAGAACCGGTGCCCAGCTGGCCCGCGACGACTATTTGCGCCTGCTGCGCGAATGTGGCGAGCTGTGCAGAACGCTGGGCGAGTATGCGGCCGGCCACCAGGGTCTTGCGTCAAGCAGCCAGGAGCAGGACGCGCTGCGCGCACGCTTCGAAGCATGGGAAGCCGGCAGCAACACGGATCCCAAGACACACCCGCCAGCCGAGCCGGTCATCGCCGTAACCGCACCGGCGGGAATGGGGTTTGCCACGTCCAAAGCCGTTGTGACCTATGCCGGCAGCACCATCGATACGGTGGCCCAACAGCACCTGCAACTGACCGCGGGCCAGTGCTTCACGCTCAACGCCGGCAAAGGCATTTCCCTGTTCTCGCACCATGACGGTTTGAGCGCCATCGCCCACCAGGGAAAGCTGCTCCTGCAAAGCCAGCACGACGACACCACCGTCAACGCGGCACGCAATCTCACGCTGACATCTTCGGAAGGCAAGCTCCGTGCTATGGCCAAGGTGATCGAACTGGTGGCCGACGACGGTTCGTTCATCAAGATCGGCGATGGCAGCATCACTTTCGGCAGCAAGAACCCGCTGAAGTTTCTTGCACCCGACTTTACGTTCGATGCCGCAAGCACGCTCGCGGCCGAGTTGCCGGTTTTTGACAGCGCGGGGGCGGACCAGCAATTCCTAGCCCATTTCGAAGAAGGCGTGCCAGGCGACGAGCCGCTCGTGCCGACACCGGTTCCGGGGGCGAACATCAAGATCAGGGTTGACGATGGCAGCACCGTGGAAGGCCGCAGCGACGTGGGCGGCAAGTCGGAAGTGGTGGCGCGGGAGACGATGCGGATGGCATCCATCGTCGTAATGAGCAGCGGCGACAAGGCATAG